The DNA segment AAGTAATCATCTATCCTAACCGTGCCACAGACGACCAGGGCAGACTTTTAACAGGAGCTGCTGTAGGTATCGGAAGAGACATGTACGACAGAGTGGACGCGCTTGTTAAAGCCGGTGTGGACGTTGTGGTACTCGACTCGGCGCACGGTCATTCACAAAACATCATCAATGCGGTAAAAGACCTGAAAGCAAAATATCCTGACCTTCAACTGGTTGCCGGCAACGTGGCGACAGGCGAGGCGACTAGGGATCTTATAGAAGCCGGAGCGGACTGCGTTAAAGTGGGAATAGGTCCTGGTTCGATCTGTACGACAAGAGTCGTCGCAGGCATCGGAATGCCTCAGCTGACAGCGGTTTACGAATGTGCGAAAGTTGCGGACGAATACGGCGTACCTGTCATCGCAGACGGCGGTATCAAATATTCAGGCGAACTGCCGAAGGCGATCGCCGCAGGAGCAAGCGTCATCATGATCGGTTCCCTATTTGCAGGAACAGAAGAATCACCGGGTGAACTGGTCATCTTCAAAGGCAGATCCTTCAAGACCTACCGCGGAATGGGTTCCACTGGAGCCATGGCTGCAGGTTCTGGCGACAGATACTTCCAAAACGACACCAAGAAATACGTGCCTGAAGGCGTTGAAGGCAGAGTTCCTTTCAGAGGAACCATCGCAGAAAACGTCTACCAGCTGATCGGCGGACTGAGAGCCGGCATGGGCTACTGCGGCACGCCTGACATACAGAGCTTGAAAACGAACGGCAAGTTCGTAAGAATCACAGGAGCGGGTCTAAGAGAATCCCATCCACATGACATCACGATTACAAAAGAATCACCTAACTATAGCGTATCGGAATAATCTGGGAGGATCACATGAAGCCAAGAGAAATGATAGTTGTCGTAGACTTCGGCGGGCAGTACAACCAGCTCATCGCACGTCGTGTAAGAGAAAACAAAGTCTACTGCGAAGTAGTCTCGTACAAAAGAACAGCAGAAGAAATCAAAGCGATGAATCCAAAGGGAATCATCTTCACAGGCGGACCAAACTCGGTGTACGGTGAAGA comes from the Fusibacter sp. A1 genome and includes:
- the guaB gene encoding IMP dehydrogenase, which produces MQDKIVFEGLTYDDVLLVPQKSDVLPNEVNLGTQLTKKIKLNIPLMSAGMDTVTEAKLAIAMAREGGIGIIHKNMSIEAQALEVDKVKRCEHGVIVDPFFLSPEHHVRDANELMARYRISGVPVVVENNKLVGIITNRDIRFESNKDKLIKEIMTSENLITAKAGISMKEAEAILRKHKVEKLPLVDDNGILKGLVTIKDIEKVIIYPNRATDDQGRLLTGAAVGIGRDMYDRVDALVKAGVDVVVLDSAHGHSQNIINAVKDLKAKYPDLQLVAGNVATGEATRDLIEAGADCVKVGIGPGSICTTRVVAGIGMPQLTAVYECAKVADEYGVPVIADGGIKYSGELPKAIAAGASVIMIGSLFAGTEESPGELVIFKGRSFKTYRGMGSTGAMAAGSGDRYFQNDTKKYVPEGVEGRVPFRGTIAENVYQLIGGLRAGMGYCGTPDIQSLKTNGKFVRITGAGLRESHPHDITITKESPNYSVSE